A segment of the Pseudoalteromonas piscicida genome:
CAGTGCCATGCCGGTTGCTAACGATAAAGCATGGCCCAGAGATCCTGAAACCGTCTCCATGCCTGCTGGGGCGTGTATTCCCGGGTGCTCTTCAAACTGGCTGCCAGTCTGACCATGCTCGTACAGTGCCGTTGGAGAAAAGTAATCACGGTAGGCAAGGGTTGTGTACAGCGCGCTGGCGGCATGTCCTTTACCCAACAAAAAGTAATCACGCTCAGGATTAGCGGGGTTGTTGGGCGTGATATGCATCGTGCGCCAATACAACACGGTCAGAATATCAACACAGGACAAACAACTGCCCAGGTGTGGTGTTTTAGTCTGGCTGGATACGTCACACAAAGTGTAACGGATCTGCGCTGCGATGGAGTTCAAAGTCATAATACGCCTACGGAATAAACCAATAAAAATCGCCAGTGTAACCGTTATCACGGAAAAACTGTTTCCAGTCATCCACATGCATAATGGTCTTGGCTGTCAGTGCCCACTCCATCATGCGTTCTTTTTCTTCATCGTTACGGTAGGCATCGACGGTAATAAAAGATTTGCCACGACTGACGCGCTCGATTTCACGCAGTGCCATGGCACATTCATTTTCTTCCAGGTTGTGAATGGTGTTGATTGACATCACCACATCAAAGCTGTTGTCTTCATAGGGCAGCGCCTTGGCATTGCCTAAAGTCAATAGCTCCTTGACTTCTTCTTTGGCATTTTCCAGGGCATATCGAGAAATATCCAGTCCGCGCAATGTCATACCCGGGATCATCTGCTGCAGGTCGTACAGCATAAAGCCTTTTGCACATCCAACATCCAGCAGGCTAGAACTTTCATTAAGGCCGAAGTGTGCCTTCAGGTCCGGTACAACAGGCTGCCAAAAACGCGGAAAGTAACTAAAGCCACCGTAACCATAGGTACGGTCACCATCAAAAAAGTCTTTGCCATATTGCCTGGCAATTTCGCGATCTGCTTCGGTGATCACGTTGGCACGGCCCTTAGTATCGCGCTTAGACTTAGGGTAATTTTTTAATAAATCGATTTCTTGTCCGAACATAGGGAACTCACGCTTTATGAATGTAGTCATGGGGTAATGTACTTAGTTCGCTCTGGTACTGTTTGACCCAGGCAATGGTACGCTCCAGGCCGTTTTCCAGAGAGACTTGATCCTGCCAGTTCAGTTCTGAGCGGACTTTGTTGCTGTCAAGCAGGTAGGCTGCGTCTTTGCCGAGGCGATCCTCGGTGACGGCACAGACCTGTTCAAAAGGCACTTGCAGCATATCGCAGATCAGCTCAACCAAGGCGCGAATGGTGATCATGCGTTCGGTTGAGATATGATACGTCTCACCCAATGTGCCTTGTGTGCCAATCTTCAGTGTCGCGTCTGACACGTCATCGATATGGATAAACGAGCGGGTTGAATGACCACCGCCATGCAGAGGTAATACCTTACCGAGCAGCGCAAACAAAATGGTTCTGGGGATGATGCGATAGAGCTGCTGACCTTCACCATACACATTCGCTGCGCGGGTAAATAACACTGGGAATTTGTAGACATCAAAAAAGGTATGCAAGCTCATGTCTGCCGCAGCACGCGATACCGCATAAGGGGTGCTGGGCTGGTAGTTATTATGCTCTTTCACCAGACCTTCGCAGCTGCCGTACACTTCTGGTGTAGAGATATGTACGTATTTGTCCAGGTGATCCAGGTCTTTTAACTGATTGTGCAGTTTGATGGTTGACACCGCATTGGTCATAAACCAGTGTTCCGGATATTGCCAGCTTTGTCCCACCATGCTCTGCGCCGCAAAGTTATAAACAGTACTGACCTTATGGCGTTTGATCAGGGCCATAATATCGTCCAGCTGGTGGTTGAGGTCGAACTGATGAAAATCAGGCTGGTTAGTCTGCCATTTGTAGGGCAACAGAGCGGTGTGAGGTTCTGCTGAGCGACTGACTGCCAACACTGAATGTTCTTGTTTTAGTAAATGGGCGCAAAAAGAAGCGCCCGAAAAGGAGTTACTACCGAGTACAAGGATTGGCGCATTAGCCATGATTGAGCTCCTGATAAAGGGCTTTCATTAGAATGTGTCCGATCACCACCTGGGTATCTTCAGAGATCTGCATATCCTGAATCGCAAAGTGAAATGCCTGGTTGAGCAATGGCTTGGCTTTGCCGCCATCAAATCCAAGAATTCCGACAGTGTGCATCCCCAAAGCCTGGGCTTGCTCAATGGCACGGATGATGTTGCCTGAATTGCCACTGCCAGACAGAACCAGCAACACATCCTGCGCGGATGCTTTCACTTTTAGCTGGTGAGCAAAAATGTTGTCGTAGCCGATGTCATTGCCAAGACAGGTCAACACTGAACTGTTTGCTGCCAGTGCTTCCACTTTCAGGGCATCGCCCTGAGGGTGAACACCAAATGTAAAGTCGTTTGCAAGGTGGATGGCATTGGCGGCCGAGCCACCGTTGCCACACAAATACAAGGTACCGCCGTTGGCTTTCATATCCAGCAAAGTGCTGACCAGCTGTTTGACTGCATTACCGTCAAGATTGCTTAATACTTTGTGCAATGTCTCAACGTAGCTTTCAGTTAACGACACGATGGGGTCAATTGATGGTAACGGAGTGATGATACTTTGTTGCTTAGTCATAATACTTCTCGCTGCATCCACTTAAGGTTATAGAAGCGATCTTCATTTTTTAACTGGCCTCTGCGATAGGCGTCAATCAGTTCTTCAATCGCAGTGGCGACATTTTTAGTGGGCTTAAATCCAGTCGCCAACAATTTATCCGAGTTGATGCGGTAACACCTTGGATCGTTCGATGGCGTCACTTCAACGTCGCAATCGATCCGAGCCTTTACCATATTGGCGATGTCCATAATGGAGATGTTTTCAAATCCTGCATTGAACACACCACTGGTTTTTTCGGGATGTTCCAACATATAAATATACAGGTCAGTAATATCATCGATATGGATATTTGGCCGCACCTGTGCGCCACCAAAGACCGTAATCTTGCCATTCTCTAGTGCTTGCATCGTCAACATGTTGACAGATACGTCCAGGCGTTGGCGAGGAGATAAACCACAAACGGTGGCGGGTCGGACAATTTGAACGGTCATGTCATCTGCGTAGCTAAGTAGTACTCTTTCAGCGACCATTTTTGTCTTGTTATACTCGGAAATGGGCTCCAACGTTAAGTCTTCAGTAACCTGATCTTCGTCTTTTACACCGTAAACACTGCCTGACGAGGCATATATAAATTGCTTGATACCAGCACGTTTCGCTTTGTCAGCCAGCTGCATTGTGGCGAGCGCACTGACCTCCCAAGTTAACTTAGGGTTTAAATCTCCACAAGGATCGTTAGCAATAGAAGCTAAGTGAATGATGCTGTCAACAGTTGAGAGGTCTATATTTTCAGTTTGTCTAACATCGCTTTTAATTACGGTGAGATTCTCATGTGAAGTCAAGAAATTCCCAAACCATTGGGTGTCCAGCGCGATAACTCGATATCCTTTAGCCAGCAACTTAGGAACAAGCACCGTTCCTTTATAGCCGGTAGCACCAGTAACTAATACGGTTTTTTTATTCATTTTTCTCTCTTTTTGAATACGTTAATCACCAGGCATGATCTTGCTGAAGCAAAAATTGCGCCTAAATATTCATGCACAATTGACTTATTCTGTGCTAGACAGTTTTCTGTTCAACATGCTTGTTTATATCGGCTAGGTGGGGGTGATTCTTTAATGTTTCCAATAATTCGCTGTAACTAAAGTTAAGGTTGTTGTTAAATTGCAGGTAAATTGCTTGAATAGCGGTGTAGTCATCTGGTTCATCCAGTGTCAGGCGATAGTGGCTATTATCTTCTCCAGCGCTGATAGTGTGGCTATTGATGGTGTTGAATTTAGGCATACCTAAGGTGACGTGTTCTTTGTCTGGTGCACTATGTGCAAGTTCATGCGTGCGAGCCAGTAGACGAAAGGCAAATACACAGGTATCTAAACCTCGGGGAAAGCCACTATGTGGTCCTAAGCTGACCATATCCACGTTATGGTTTTGATAATAATCAATAGCTAAGCGTACCAACGTAGAGTCTATAAGGGGGCAGTCACTGGTCAGGCGAACAATTGCTGTATTGTCTTGAGCACCATAATGACGAGCGGCTAGGTAATAGCGGCTTAATACGTTTTCTGTGCTTCCGCGAAAATACTTTATATTTAAGCGTCTACAAAGGTCTACTATGGGTTGTTCAGTACCATCATCGGTGGTTGCAATAACTACATTATTAACCAAATCCCCGAGTCTATCTAACATCACTTGTAGTACAGAGCTATTGCATAACGGCAACATAACTTTGCCCGGTAATCGGCTCGATGTCATTCGGGCCTGAATTATTATTTGTAAGTCCTTCAAGGCAAACCTATTTATTGGAGATAGTTGTCAATTAGATGATATACAGAGGTTTCATGCAAGTAAAGTTGAAATGGTTTAAAGGGGATAGTGGTACCTTCTTTGAGCGAGAATGTTCTGAAAATAAACGATTTTCTACTGTTTATTTATAGTTTTTTTGGAGAAGCTTGTAGTAAGTTAATGTTTTGCTTAGAGTGGCCGATTAAAAGTAAGTATTGAATTATTCCCCCAAAAGAATCCTCTAGCAGACAATAGGGAGCAGCAGTGAACATACAAGATAGTCAATTCTATATTTATGGTGCAAGCCATTATGGCCAAGTATTAGCTGCGTACTTGTTGGAGAAAGGTCTCAAGCCTCGCGCAATTTTAGATAAGTCGCCAAAATTTAATGATTACATGGGAATTCCTTGTCACGCTTTTCCCAACGATAAGCTTGATAAATGTTTTCCCGTTATTATTTCTATACTTGGTTACGCTGGTGTAGAAAAAAGTTTACTTGAATCTGGGTTTGATCAAATTGTTTCGACTCTAGATTCGTTCGACTTGTTTCCGGCAGCACTAAAGCGCCTGAACAAGTGTGGTGTACTCTGGATGCAGCCTTCTAGCGATTTGGTTGATGAAAGTAAATGTGCAAAAGTGCTGTCTTTGCTATCCGATCAACAATCTCGAGATACTTATAACTTACTTGTTAACTACCGTGTTAGTCCGTGCCGCGATAACTACCCATTACCCGAGCAATACGAAATGTACTTCCCAGATGACATTCCTAAATTGTATAAATACGAGAAGATGCGAGTTTTAGATATCGGTGCATATGATGGGGATACTTTGGCTGGTTTTTTTCAGCGTTACGCCCAAACTATCAATCATTATGCTGCTGTCGAGGTAAGTACTAAGAA
Coding sequences within it:
- a CDS encoding FkbM family methyltransferase produces the protein MNIQDSQFYIYGASHYGQVLAAYLLEKGLKPRAILDKSPKFNDYMGIPCHAFPNDKLDKCFPVIISILGYAGVEKSLLESGFDQIVSTLDSFDLFPAALKRLNKCGVLWMQPSSDLVDESKCAKVLSLLSDQQSRDTYNLLVNYRVSPCRDNYPLPEQYEMYFPDDIPKLYKYEKMRVLDIGAYDGDTLAGFFQRYAQTINHYAAVEVSTKNIKLLESRLKAMGDATEYVSIYRKAVGLPENKKLLVKENLSATYVSVIEEGEVANVSEDCLVESINLSELTAMTQCNVIKMDIEGADYDALVQCRDYIAECTPTLALSLYHRSEDLWEIPLLIESFAANRYHYYVRQEGHWLLETQFYAVPKDK
- a CDS encoding cytidylyltransferase domain-containing protein: MQARMTSSRLPGKVMLPLCNSSVLQVMLDRLGDLVNNVVIATTDDGTEQPIVDLCRRLNIKYFRGSTENVLSRYYLAARHYGAQDNTAIVRLTSDCPLIDSTLVRLAIDYYQNHNVDMVSLGPHSGFPRGLDTCVFAFRLLARTHELAHSAPDKEHVTLGMPKFNTINSHTISAGEDNSHYRLTLDEPDDYTAIQAIYLQFNNNLNFSYSELLETLKNHPHLADINKHVEQKTV
- a CDS encoding class I SAM-dependent methyltransferase, with amino-acid sequence MTTFIKREFPMFGQEIDLLKNYPKSKRDTKGRANVITEADREIARQYGKDFFDGDRTYGYGGFSYFPRFWQPVVPDLKAHFGLNESSSLLDVGCAKGFMLYDLQQMIPGMTLRGLDISRYALENAKEEVKELLTLGNAKALPYEDNSFDVVMSINTIHNLEENECAMALREIERVSRGKSFITVDAYRNDEEKERMMEWALTAKTIMHVDDWKQFFRDNGYTGDFYWFIP
- a CDS encoding NAD-dependent epimerase/dehydratase family protein translates to MNKKTVLVTGATGYKGTVLVPKLLAKGYRVIALDTQWFGNFLTSHENLTVIKSDVRQTENIDLSTVDSIIHLASIANDPCGDLNPKLTWEVSALATMQLADKAKRAGIKQFIYASSGSVYGVKDEDQVTEDLTLEPISEYNKTKMVAERVLLSYADDMTVQIVRPATVCGLSPRQRLDVSVNMLTMQALENGKITVFGGAQVRPNIHIDDITDLYIYMLEHPEKTSGVFNAGFENISIMDIANMVKARIDCDVEVTPSNDPRCYRINSDKLLATGFKPTKNVATAIEELIDAYRRGQLKNEDRFYNLKWMQREVL
- a CDS encoding SIS domain-containing protein — encoded protein: MTKQQSIITPLPSIDPIVSLTESYVETLHKVLSNLDGNAVKQLVSTLLDMKANGGTLYLCGNGGSAANAIHLANDFTFGVHPQGDALKVEALAANSSVLTCLGNDIGYDNIFAHQLKVKASAQDVLLVLSGSGNSGNIIRAIEQAQALGMHTVGILGFDGGKAKPLLNQAFHFAIQDMQISEDTQVVIGHILMKALYQELNHG
- a CDS encoding GDP-mannose 4,6-dehydratase; translated protein: MANAPILVLGSNSFSGASFCAHLLKQEHSVLAVSRSAEPHTALLPYKWQTNQPDFHQFDLNHQLDDIMALIKRHKVSTVYNFAAQSMVGQSWQYPEHWFMTNAVSTIKLHNQLKDLDHLDKYVHISTPEVYGSCEGLVKEHNNYQPSTPYAVSRAAADMSLHTFFDVYKFPVLFTRAANVYGEGQQLYRIIPRTILFALLGKVLPLHGGGHSTRSFIHIDDVSDATLKIGTQGTLGETYHISTERMITIRALVELICDMLQVPFEQVCAVTEDRLGKDAAYLLDSNKVRSELNWQDQVSLENGLERTIAWVKQYQSELSTLPHDYIHKA